A single Spiroplasma floricola 23-6 DNA region contains:
- a CDS encoding HAD family hydrolase, which translates to MKLPKLVIFDFDGVIADTAPIHFKAWYKVFFDYFGIEIDEIYLDKFRGIKREKCLEILLKDYKIDIDKIKFSFNEIVNKKNYIYLETLSDKNALRVFQGTINLIKKLYNKNIKLALASASKNSERMLDTLKLTKYFSYITNPDEVAPKPDPEIFIKPYEVLKIDPKDCWGVEDSQAGITSINKANIFSIGIGDRQLLAKANIIFNNLDEIDINKIIQAYNLK; encoded by the coding sequence ATGAAATTACCAAAGCTAGTCATTTTTGATTTTGATGGAGTAATTGCAGACACAGCACCAATTCATTTTAAAGCATGATATAAAGTATTTTTTGATTATTTTGGTATTGAAATTGATGAAATTTATCTTGATAAATTTAGAGGAATTAAGAGAGAAAAATGTCTTGAGATTTTATTAAAAGATTATAAAATTGATATAGATAAAATTAAATTTTCATTTAATGAAATAGTTAATAAAAAAAATTATATATATTTAGAAACACTTTCAGATAAAAATGCTTTAAGAGTCTTTCAAGGAACTATAAATTTGATAAAAAAACTTTATAATAAGAACATAAAGTTGGCTCTAGCTTCAGCTTCTAAAAACTCTGAAAGAATGTTAGATACTTTAAAATTAACTAAGTATTTTTCATATATAACTAATCCTGATGAAGTAGCACCAAAACCTGACCCAGAAATATTTATTAAACCTTATGAAGTTCTAAAAATAGATCCAAAAGATTGTTGAGGAGTAGAAGATTCTCAAGCAGGAATAACTTCAATTAATAAGGCAAATATTTTCTCTATAGGAATTGGAGATAGACAATTATTGGCAAAAGCCAATATTATCTTTAATAATTTAGATGAAATAGACATTAATAAAATAATACAAGCTTATAATTTAAAATAA
- a CDS encoding glycoside hydrolase family 65 protein translates to MSLLIKKSEFIARERQVEESVFSISNGYLGMRASFEEGSISSISSIEGTYINAFYDLFDIQYAAKYTGYPDVYQRMVPIVNAQNIEIFVNNERYLFDESKVQDYKLEFDMSTGEIRRCYKVLINSENYLELSFKKLLSQKNFDLFLQNINIRTNFKVQTELKLKFPLIFKEQDTDKGIPNDPRSLLKGQESFTTIEKSFNKNHQSIIYQTLKSKLNYIYSTKIKGLENFELNHDEEGLIFTKSVLQEDVNIYKISSIYESRLKEVSVKIAQESVETYSKKNYLEHLQEHILFFKNFWKKAYADFGNNNKQIETANNYNMFQLWTNVGKLAWTNIAAKGLSGEGYGGHYFWDSEIYIITALTLFDSKLAKLMLMFRYNTLDKARQRARVLNHPKGALYPWRTINGEETSTYYPAGTAQYHINGDISFTVMNYFNATKDYEFIYNYGLDILVETSRLWEDKIVVTNEKGHINTITGPDEYQILVNDDYWTNCVAKYNLQSAVEILNLLEKTNKNLYDKKVEQLKIDKQEIKDWDYLSKILVIPYNNKLDLNPQHDNFLKRKPISKEEIEKYKPLLRTLHPLSINTLRVTKQADVVLANLFFFDKEKKSTMINNWKFYDETDTADSSLSKCIYAIMAARLEIGDFGFDYFKESINLDILDIHKNTSRGLHMANMGGARMFIIYGLLGLNIHKNNIAINPRYNEIISEFKINIEYLQEDISFCLKNKKLVIEKSKSDQAIEIICYDKKYSLTEKLEIEL, encoded by the coding sequence ATGAGTTTATTAATAAAAAAGAGTGAATTTATCGCTAGAGAGAGACAAGTTGAAGAATCTGTTTTTTCTATATCAAATGGTTATTTAGGAATGAGAGCCTCGTTTGAAGAGGGTAGTATTTCTTCTATAAGTAGTATTGAAGGAACCTATATAAACGCATTTTATGATTTATTTGATATTCAATATGCTGCAAAATATACAGGCTATCCTGATGTATATCAAAGAATGGTGCCAATTGTTAATGCACAAAATATTGAGATTTTTGTAAATAATGAAAGGTATTTATTTGATGAGTCAAAAGTTCAAGATTATAAATTAGAATTTGACATGTCAACAGGAGAAATTAGAAGATGTTATAAAGTACTTATTAATAGTGAAAATTACTTGGAGTTATCATTTAAAAAATTATTATCTCAAAAAAACTTTGACTTATTTTTACAGAATATAAATATTAGAACAAATTTTAAAGTTCAGACTGAATTAAAATTAAAATTTCCCTTAATATTTAAGGAACAAGACACTGATAAGGGTATTCCAAATGATCCAAGATCGTTATTAAAAGGTCAAGAAAGTTTTACAACAATTGAAAAAAGTTTTAATAAAAATCATCAATCTATTATTTATCAAACTTTAAAATCAAAATTAAACTATATTTATTCAACAAAAATAAAAGGATTAGAAAATTTTGAGTTGAATCATGATGAAGAGGGTTTAATTTTTACTAAAAGTGTTTTACAAGAAGATGTAAACATTTATAAAATAAGTTCAATATATGAATCAAGATTGAAAGAAGTTAGTGTAAAAATTGCACAAGAATCAGTTGAGACATATAGCAAAAAAAATTATCTTGAACACTTACAAGAACATATTTTATTTTTTAAAAACTTTTGAAAAAAGGCATATGCTGATTTTGGAAATAATAATAAGCAAATTGAAACAGCAAATAATTATAATATGTTTCAATTATGAACTAATGTTGGTAAGTTAGCTTGAACTAATATTGCAGCTAAAGGTCTTTCAGGAGAAGGTTATGGAGGACATTATTTTTGAGATTCAGAAATTTATATAATAACTGCTTTAACTCTTTTTGATAGTAAATTAGCAAAGCTAATGTTAATGTTCAGATATAATACTTTAGATAAGGCAAGACAAAGAGCAAGAGTACTAAATCATCCTAAGGGAGCACTTTATCCTTGAAGAACAATAAATGGTGAAGAAACAAGTACATATTATCCAGCAGGAACAGCTCAATATCATATAAATGGAGATATAAGTTTTACAGTTATGAATTATTTTAATGCCACAAAAGATTATGAATTTATTTATAACTATGGTTTAGACATTCTTGTAGAGACCTCAAGACTGTGAGAAGACAAAATAGTAGTAACTAATGAAAAAGGTCACATTAATACAATTACAGGTCCTGATGAATATCAAATACTTGTAAATGATGATTATTGAACAAATTGTGTTGCCAAATATAATTTGCAAAGTGCAGTAGAGATATTGAATTTATTAGAAAAAACTAATAAAAATTTATATGATAAAAAAGTCGAACAATTAAAAATTGATAAACAAGAAATAAAAGATTGAGATTATTTAAGCAAAATCTTAGTAATTCCTTACAATAATAAGTTGGATTTAAATCCTCAACACGATAATTTTTTAAAACGAAAACCAATATCAAAAGAAGAAATTGAGAAGTATAAACCTCTTCTTAGAACTTTACATCCTTTATCAATAAATACTTTAAGAGTAACAAAACAAGCCGATGTTGTTTTAGCTAATTTATTCTTTTTTGATAAAGAAAAAAAATCTACAATGATCAATAATTGAAAATTCTATGATGAAACAGATACAGCTGATTCTTCATTATCAAAATGTATTTATGCAATTATGGCAGCTAGATTAGAAATAGGAGACTTTGGTTTTGACTATTTCAAAGAAAGTATTAACTTAGATATTTTAGACATTCATAAAAATACAAGCAGAGGACTTCATATGGCCAATATGGGTGGAGCAAGAATGTTTATAATATATGGGCTATTAGGCTTAAACATACATAAAAATAATATAGCAATAAATCCAAGATATAATGAAATAATATCAGAATTTAAAATAAATATAGAGTATTTACAAGAAGATATATCATTTTGTTTAAAAAACAAAAAGTTAGTTATAGAAAAATCAAAATCAGATCAAGCAATCGAAATAATTTGCTATGATAAAAAATATAGTTTGACAGAAAAATTGGAAATAGAACTTTAA
- a CDS encoding acetyl-CoA carboxylase biotin carboxyl carrier protein subunit produces MEKIKFKNPKKYKGIVESVFVKEGQPVKKNQVLAVISTQLEKFEILSTIDGVIRNIYVIESLIVSHGDTVFDIFSDKEIKVLLKKPSNINDTLREGLNEFGYLEKLINGSEIDEEEIEMTFENDDDLSKLQNFSQDFEQETNLGAPEKLEKDYQIESIQEEKEEAPGLLTQEMSNLSYSIMEKLNKEENDNNKEIIEYSQEIITTSSSNENSDQIIADTQEILVSSNLAEEIKQDNQELKSPDSIEENNEIIENTQEVLVTSNIIEEESQKDERNTLIHESEAVSSENQETAKEIKNSNYKSSINVDINQIEKIIKNNEQFENKFSVIEEKEKEVKDKIKDIDIKINNFNSKLYQKIKDSNREIENDINKFNNKFEEVNTRVNKFISESKENSSKAISSLLTKVNQKINNLDEKVKEISSLSLKNSRNNDHVNEKTVLLTKKDIATFSFKLDITALVNLQALMIEPLKESGVDLELNAFYTKALKKTLNKYNELDSKDSFIRLIKADNNSIKDTVVKIERDSNILDISKQIAQNNKMNNHNIKVSIFDLSNLGIDNANFGLSNNSVISIYISSLSNYFKEDGNLSSFVKISFAFNQNVIEIEDAVMFGKEFVSILRNPGFLI; encoded by the coding sequence ATGGAGAAAATTAAGTTTAAAAATCCTAAGAAATATAAAGGTATTGTAGAGAGTGTTTTTGTAAAAGAAGGACAACCAGTTAAAAAAAATCAAGTTCTTGCTGTAATTTCAACTCAATTAGAAAAATTTGAGATATTATCTACAATTGATGGTGTTATTAGAAATATTTATGTAATAGAGTCTTTAATAGTTTCACATGGGGATACTGTTTTTGATATTTTTTCAGATAAAGAGATAAAAGTTCTTTTAAAAAAACCATCAAATATTAATGATACTTTAAGAGAGGGATTAAATGAATTTGGCTATTTAGAAAAATTAATAAATGGATCTGAAATTGATGAGGAAGAAATTGAAATGACTTTTGAAAACGATGATGACCTATCTAAATTGCAAAACTTTAGTCAGGATTTTGAACAAGAAACTAATTTAGGTGCACCAGAGAAATTAGAAAAAGATTATCAAATTGAATCTATTCAAGAAGAAAAAGAAGAAGCTCCTGGATTATTAACACAAGAAATGTCAAACTTATCTTACTCAATTATGGAAAAGTTAAATAAAGAAGAAAATGACAATAATAAAGAAATTATAGAATATAGTCAAGAAATCATTACTACTTCAAGTTCAAATGAAAATAGTGATCAAATTATTGCAGATACTCAAGAAATCTTAGTTAGTTCAAATTTAGCAGAAGAAATCAAACAAGATAATCAAGAATTGAAATCACCTGATTCAATTGAAGAAAATAATGAAATTATTGAAAATACTCAGGAAGTATTAGTTACCTCAAATATAATTGAAGAAGAATCTCAAAAAGATGAAAGAAACACTTTAATTCATGAAAGTGAAGCGGTTTCAAGCGAAAATCAAGAAACTGCAAAAGAAATTAAAAACTCTAATTATAAAAGTTCAATAAATGTAGACATTAATCAAATAGAAAAAATAATAAAAAATAATGAGCAGTTTGAAAATAAATTTAGTGTAATTGAAGAAAAAGAAAAAGAAGTTAAAGATAAAATTAAAGATATTGATATAAAAATTAATAATTTTAATTCAAAGTTATATCAAAAGATAAAAGATTCTAATAGAGAAATTGAAAATGATATAAATAAATTTAATAATAAATTTGAAGAAGTAAATACAAGAGTAAATAAATTTATATCTGAATCAAAAGAGAATAGTTCAAAAGCAATTTCCTCATTATTAACAAAAGTTAATCAAAAAATTAATAATTTAGATGAAAAAGTTAAAGAAATATCTTCACTATCATTGAAAAACTCTAGAAATAATGACCATGTTAATGAAAAAACAGTTCTTTTAACTAAAAAAGATATAGCAACATTTTCATTTAAATTAGATATTACAGCACTTGTTAATTTACAAGCACTTATGATTGAACCATTAAAAGAATCAGGAGTAGATTTAGAACTTAATGCATTTTATACAAAAGCTCTTAAAAAAACTTTAAATAAATACAATGAATTAGACTCAAAGGATTCATTTATAAGGCTAATTAAAGCTGATAATAATTCAATAAAAGATACTGTTGTTAAAATTGAAAGAGACTCAAATATTTTAGATATTTCTAAGCAAATAGCTCAAAATAATAAAATGAATAATCATAATATTAAAGTATCAATTTTTGATCTTTCAAATTTGGGAATTGATAATGCAAATTTTGGATTATCAAATAACTCAGTAATATCAATTTATATTTCATCTCTATCTAACTATTTTAAAGAAGATGGAAATTTATCAAGTTTTGTAAAAATTTCGTTTGCATTTAATCAAAATGTAATAGAGATAGAAGATGCAGTAATGTTTGGAAAAGAATTTGTAAGTATTTTAAGAAATCCAGGATTTTTAATATAA
- the trmFO gene encoding methylenetetrahydrofolate--tRNA-(uracil(54)-C(5))-methyltransferase (FADH(2)-oxidizing) TrmFO yields the protein MVKVIVVGAGLAGCEAAWQLAEKGIKVHLYEKKKLQKNEIQKLDTFSELVCSNTFRSVSTQNAVGILKKELEQLESFILDCAYKTQIPSDDALAVDRESFSKLVDERIRKHKNIEVFEEEFLEIDKDNQDIILIATGPLSSNAFQLKIEKMLGKQKLFYLDASSPILEKESIDFTKVYYKSRHSDDNSYICIPLNEEEFNIFHEKLINAQQVKLKDFEQEIFFKGCQPIEQLAKISKKVLLKSAMSSNNLENKNGIKPYSVVQLRKDDAIDSLYNMVGFQTNLTWKAQKEVFSTLPGLEKAVFKRFGVMHKNNFINSPKILNKRLQMMRKKNVFFAGQITGVEGYIESFATGLVAAKGIISFINNRKFVPFPEETVIGSLINYITNPKHKKLKPMKANMGLITIDKNLEFNSKEEKNKFVYKNSLTILKNFTEFEL from the coding sequence ATAGTGAAAGTTATAGTAGTTGGAGCTGGTTTAGCTGGATGTGAAGCTGCATGACAGTTAGCTGAAAAAGGAATTAAAGTTCATCTTTATGAAAAAAAGAAACTTCAAAAAAATGAAATTCAAAAGTTAGATACTTTTTCTGAATTAGTTTGTTCAAACACTTTTAGAAGTGTTTCAACTCAAAATGCAGTGGGAATACTTAAAAAAGAACTTGAACAGTTAGAATCATTTATATTGGACTGTGCTTATAAAACTCAAATACCCTCAGATGATGCTCTTGCTGTTGATAGAGAATCTTTTTCTAAACTTGTAGATGAAAGAATAAGAAAGCATAAAAATATAGAAGTTTTTGAAGAGGAATTCTTAGAAATAGATAAAGATAATCAAGACATTATTTTAATTGCAACAGGCCCTTTATCTTCTAATGCTTTTCAATTAAAAATAGAAAAAATGTTAGGAAAACAGAAGTTATTTTATTTAGATGCTTCATCACCAATTTTAGAGAAAGAGTCTATTGATTTTACAAAGGTTTATTATAAATCTAGACATAGTGATGATAATAGCTATATTTGTATTCCTTTAAATGAAGAAGAATTTAACATTTTTCATGAAAAATTAATAAATGCTCAACAAGTTAAATTAAAAGATTTTGAACAAGAAATATTTTTTAAAGGGTGTCAACCAATTGAACAATTAGCAAAAATTTCTAAAAAAGTATTGTTAAAATCTGCAATGTCTTCGAATAATCTTGAAAATAAAAATGGAATTAAACCATACTCTGTAGTTCAATTAAGAAAAGATGATGCTATTGATAGTCTATATAATATGGTAGGTTTTCAAACAAATTTGACTTGAAAGGCACAAAAGGAAGTATTTTCAACTCTTCCAGGACTTGAAAAAGCTGTTTTTAAAAGATTTGGTGTTATGCACAAAAATAACTTTATAAACTCACCTAAAATACTTAATAAGAGATTGCAAATGATGAGAAAGAAAAATGTTTTTTTTGCTGGACAAATAACAGGAGTTGAAGGATATATTGAGTCTTTTGCTACTGGATTAGTTGCAGCAAAAGGAATTATTAGTTTTATTAATAATAGAAAATTTGTACCTTTTCCTGAAGAAACGGTAATAGGAAGTTTAATAAACTATATTACCAATCCAAAACATAAAAAACTAAAACCTATGAAAGCAAATATGGGCTTAATAACAATTGATAAAAATCTAGAATTTAATTCTAAAGAAGAAAAAAATAAATTTGTTTATAAAAACTCTTTAACAATTCTAAAAAATTTTACCGAATTTGAACTATAA
- a CDS encoding copper homeostasis protein CutC gives MLLEVIAKDLNDIELINNSKANRIEFCRELKIGGLTPFSEDIISACNRSKLPVNVIVRNTARDFFYTEDEKNEMLEQVKFISKTKANGIVIGALNKDLTIDVEFIKQVIKIKGNLDITFHKAFDEVKDFIISYKTLNELKITNVLTSGGHDIEKGKQIIEELCSLNLSTKILVGGGINQQNFLSFKKISNNIHVGSCVRDDLSWDKSVNLNKINELLELE, from the coding sequence ATGTTATTAGAAGTAATTGCAAAAGATTTAAATGATATAGAGCTTATAAATAACTCAAAAGCAAATAGAATTGAATTTTGTAGAGAGTTAAAAATTGGAGGATTAACACCATTTAGTGAAGATATAATAAGTGCTTGTAATAGATCTAAATTACCAGTTAATGTTATTGTAAGAAATACAGCAAGAGATTTTTTTTACACTGAAGATGAAAAAAATGAAATGTTAGAACAAGTTAAATTTATTTCAAAAACTAAAGCAAATGGAATAGTTATTGGAGCTTTGAATAAAGACTTAACAATTGATGTTGAATTCATTAAACAAGTTATTAAAATAAAAGGTAATTTGGATATAACTTTCCATAAAGCTTTTGATGAAGTAAAAGATTTTATAATATCTTATAAAACTTTAAATGAACTTAAAATAACAAATGTTTTAACAAGTGGTGGACATGATATTGAAAAAGGTAAGCAAATAATAGAAGAATTATGTTCTTTAAATTTATCAACAAAAATTTTAGTTGGTGGGGGAATAAATCAACAAAATTTTTTAAGCTTTAAAAAAATATCAAATAATATTCATGTTGGTTCATGTGTAAGAGATGATTTAAGTTGAGATAAATCAGTCAATTTAAATAAAATAAATGAATTGTTGGAGTTAGAATAG
- the metK gene encoding methionine adenosyltransferase, translating into MKRLFTSESVSEGHPDKICDQISDAILDECLKQDPNAKVACETFVTENYLLIGGEITTKAKVDYASIAKWVLERVGYNNSETGIDPKTCEIIVRINTQSPDIAMGVEQKEMGAGDQGIMFGYANSETPTYMPYSIQVAHDLVHIASKLRKAKQFKWAQPDMKSQVTMDYTNENNPRIETILMSIQHDEDYNKEEFEKFVKVNIMDVIAKRYNLNTDFNVLINPTGRFVIGGPKGDTGLTGRKIIVDTYGGYSRHGGGAFSGKDPSKVDRSAAYMCRYAAKNMVAAKLADKVEIQVSYAIGKSEPVSIFIETFGTNKVSMDIMYKALKENFDFKVSSIIDKLELKLPVYFRTSKYGHFGKKEFNWEKLDKIRELEAYL; encoded by the coding sequence ATGAAAAGATTATTTACTAGTGAATCAGTTTCTGAAGGACATCCTGATAAGATTTGTGATCAAATCAGTGATGCTATTTTAGATGAATGCTTAAAACAAGATCCAAATGCAAAAGTAGCATGCGAAACTTTTGTTACAGAAAATTACTTATTAATTGGGGGAGAAATTACAACAAAAGCTAAAGTTGATTATGCATCAATTGCAAAATGAGTTTTAGAAAGAGTTGGATATAATAATTCTGAAACTGGAATCGATCCAAAAACTTGTGAGATTATAGTGAGAATAAATACTCAATCACCAGATATTGCAATGGGTGTAGAGCAAAAGGAAATGGGTGCAGGAGATCAAGGAATTATGTTTGGTTATGCCAATAGTGAAACACCAACTTATATGCCTTATTCAATTCAAGTTGCTCATGATTTAGTTCATATTGCTTCAAAATTGAGAAAAGCAAAGCAATTTAAATGAGCTCAACCTGATATGAAATCACAAGTTACAATGGACTATACAAATGAAAATAATCCTAGAATTGAAACGATTTTAATGTCAATTCAACATGATGAAGATTATAATAAAGAGGAATTTGAAAAATTTGTTAAAGTCAATATTATGGATGTAATAGCAAAAAGATATAATTTAAATACTGATTTTAATGTATTAATAAATCCAACAGGAAGATTTGTAATTGGGGGGCCAAAAGGAGATACTGGACTTACTGGAAGAAAAATAATAGTTGATACTTATGGAGGTTATTCACGTCATGGAGGTGGAGCTTTCTCAGGAAAAGATCCAAGTAAAGTAGATAGAAGTGCTGCTTACATGTGTCGTTATGCTGCAAAAAATATGGTAGCTGCTAAATTAGCAGATAAAGTAGAAATTCAAGTAAGTTATGCAATCGGTAAATCAGAACCTGTTTCAATATTTATTGAAACTTTTGGAACAAATAAAGTATCAATGGATATAATGTATAAAGCTTTAAAAGAAAATTTTGATTTTAAAGTTAGTTCAATTATTGATAAATTAGAATTAAAACTGCCAGTTTATTTTAGAACAAGCAAATATGGACATTTTGGTAAAAAAGAATTTAATTGAGAAAAATTAGATAAAATAAGAGAATTAGAGGCATATTTATAA
- a CDS encoding serine aminopeptidase domain-containing protein gives MGVWEAVWDLLSIIIYSILGTFVLIFLLALIIRIINFNKLKTKRKPIIKSELIKKKMFKTSDGYELRWFGEINPNSEYIIIGIHDMFRNRKDFDKMEVWLNKNKKSNCSLVSFDQRNCGENIVEKQFHFGWTISDLREIIKDISEKNPTAKIILLGEGFGATIASFLSDNEKVYKIISCSLRLNHAYQKTFGFYLKLWWGTLFKADTKLISPINGIDLTDDSVFAKKIEDENLTKNLFNTKDYYLWKKANKISIKNINKSKEKMLLILSNNDFYCNSKKIAKYLSKLNKDKYIFEKVKGYKHYILNTNNSEKIFELIIKSL, from the coding sequence ATGGGAGTTTGAGAAGCTGTTTGAGACTTATTAAGTATAATTATTTATTCAATATTGGGTACATTTGTTTTAATTTTTTTATTAGCTTTAATAATTAGAATTATTAATTTTAATAAACTTAAAACTAAAAGAAAACCAATTATTAAAAGTGAATTAATTAAAAAGAAAATGTTTAAAACAAGTGATGGTTATGAACTTAGATGATTTGGAGAAATTAATCCAAATAGTGAGTATATAATTATTGGAATTCATGATATGTTTAGAAATCGAAAAGATTTTGATAAAATGGAAGTTTGATTAAATAAGAATAAAAAGAGTAATTGTTCATTAGTTTCTTTTGATCAAAGAAATTGTGGAGAAAATATAGTTGAAAAACAATTCCATTTTGGCTGAACAATTTCTGATTTAAGAGAAATAATTAAAGATATTAGTGAAAAAAATCCTACAGCGAAAATTATTTTGTTGGGAGAAGGTTTTGGAGCAACAATAGCAAGTTTTTTATCAGATAATGAAAAGGTTTATAAAATTATTTCTTGTTCATTAAGATTAAATCATGCTTATCAAAAAACTTTTGGATTTTATCTAAAACTTTGATGGGGAACTTTATTTAAAGCAGATACAAAACTTATAAGTCCTATTAATGGTATAGATTTAACAGATGATAGTGTTTTTGCCAAGAAAATTGAAGATGAAAATTTAACTAAAAATTTATTTAATACCAAAGATTATTACTTATGAAAAAAAGCTAATAAAATTAGTATCAAAAATATTAATAAATCAAAAGAAAAGATGTTATTAATACTTTCGAATAATGATTTTTATTGTAATTCAAAAAAAATTGCTAAATATTTATCAAAACTTAATAAAGATAAATATATTTTTGAAAAAGTTAAGGGATATAAGCATTATATTTTAAATACTAATAATTCTGAAAAAATATTTGAATTAATAATTAAAAGTTTATAA
- a CDS encoding TIGR00282 family metallophosphoesterase, which yields MNFLIIGDVYSKSGRDILEKHLKSIVKKNSIDFIVVNGENISHGKGINKNHYDFLKKLGVDVITTGNHVFKVKETLEYINEVNDLLRPANMNSYNLGIGTNQYNWKNKKIRITNLMGKSFMEHVNNPYEIMDKIIENDDSDIHIVDFHAETSAEKIAFAWNYDGIITALVGTHTHVQTADERILPKGTAFITDLGMTGPINSIIGANPEEVIHKEKTGLPVKFKPSENQGLLCGVILSINDKNKAISIERLQIK from the coding sequence ATGAATTTTTTAATAATAGGAGATGTTTACTCTAAATCAGGAAGAGATATATTAGAAAAACATTTAAAATCAATTGTGAAAAAAAATAGTATCGACTTTATTGTTGTTAATGGAGAAAATATAAGTCATGGAAAAGGGATAAATAAGAATCATTATGATTTTCTTAAGAAACTTGGAGTTGATGTTATTACTACAGGAAATCATGTTTTTAAAGTAAAAGAAACATTAGAATACATTAATGAAGTTAATGATCTTTTAAGACCTGCAAATATGAATTCTTACAATTTAGGTATTGGAACAAATCAATATAATTGAAAAAATAAAAAAATAAGAATAACAAATTTGATGGGTAAAAGCTTTATGGAGCACGTTAATAATCCTTATGAAATTATGGATAAAATAATTGAAAATGATGATTCTGATATTCATATAGTAGATTTTCATGCTGAAACAAGTGCAGAAAAAATAGCATTTGCTTGAAATTATGATGGTATTATTACAGCTCTTGTTGGAACACACACTCATGTGCAAACAGCTGATGAAAGAATACTTCCAAAGGGAACAGCATTTATTACAGATTTAGGAATGACAGGACCAATTAACTCAATAATTGGGGCAAATCCAGAAGAAGTTATACATAAAGAAAAAACTGGATTACCAGTGAAATTTAAACCTTCAGAAAATCAAGGTTTACTTTGTGGTGTTATTTTATCTATAAATGATAAAAATAAAGCTATTTCTATAGAAAGATTGCAAATTAAGTAA
- the ylxM gene encoding YlxM family DNA-binding protein, producing MINQDIQKTANLAELYDYYKNLLTEKQSQYFELYFFEDLTLQEISEEFGVSRNAVYDSINKTSIILIDLEEKLNLKLKNTKIKDILDKAKINKISIDQLIVEVEQNL from the coding sequence ATGATTAATCAAGATATTCAAAAAACAGCTAATTTAGCAGAATTGTATGATTACTATAAAAATTTATTAACAGAAAAACAATCTCAATACTTTGAACTATATTTTTTTGAAGATTTAACTTTACAAGAAATTTCAGAAGAGTTTGGTGTATCAAGAAATGCAGTTTATGATAGTATAAATAAAACTTCAATAATATTGATAGATTTAGAAGAAAAATTAAATTTAAAATTAAAAAATACAAAAATTAAAGATATTTTAGATAAAGCCAAAATTAATAAAATATCAATTGACCAATTGATAGTGGAAGTGGAGCAAAATTTATAA